The genomic segment TATGACGGATCTCGTCATAACCCGTTCCGGCTTGCCAGCATTCAATTGTCCAGTTATTTTTCTAAACCAATAGCTTGTTCTGGAAGCCAAAACGAACTAAACCGGCTGTGTTCTTTGATTTGGTTTTTTCAATGAGCTGCTGCCGGTGTCCTTCTACCGTGCGCTTGCTTAAAAAGATCTGATCTGCAATCTCTGCATTTGTATATCCTTGGGCGATCAGCTCTAAAACCAGCATGTCGCGTTCTGAAATGTCGTATCTGGCCATCACTTGCGCTCTGTCAGCTTCTGTAGGTGTAAACTGCACGGAATTACTGATCAGATTGATGCTTAAAGCCGAACTGATGTAACGGATGCCGCGTTGTACTTGCTGGATACCAAATAAAATTTCTTCGGCATGCGAACTTTTAAGCAAATAGCCGTCAGCACCGCTACTTAGGGCTTCCTGTACGGTAAAGAACTTATCATCCATTGACAACACAATTAACTTTACTTCAGCATATTGCTGCTTCACTTGCTGAATAAACTGGATGCTGCTCATACCGTCCATATGAATATCGGTCAAGATCACATCCGGATGTACACCTTGAGCCAAATAGGCTAAAGCAGCTTGCCCATTTTCTGCTTCTGCAATCACAGTTATATCTTTTTGAGCTTCTAAAATCAATCGGAAACCGGACCGTACCAGCCTATGGTCATCTACCAAAACTAATTGCGTCATAGTTTGCTATACTTTTATATAATAAGTGGATTTTTCAACAAAAACTGCCTTCGGTTAAAAATAGTTTTGGAAAAAGCAACTTCGTTATTCATGAGTTTCAATGACAATTCATCGGCCGCATTAAGAATTTCTACGCATCGAAAACGTATCCATGGCGAATACTGCTTGAAATACGCAAAATTCCGCTTCCTCAAACACAACTTTCTTGATGCTTGTTCCTATTGCGAATAGACAAACAAAACAGAAGCATATGTTTACATCCATTGTAATTGGCATCGTATTTATCCTGGTGGCGACCTATATCATAATCCATTATAGGCGCAAAGGGAATGACACGCGAACTAAAAGAAATCGTTAATAATTAATAATTAGTATCATGAAAACCATTTTAAAAACTCTCGGCTTATGCATGGCCATTTTCGCCTGGGCCATGGTTGCCAAGGCGCAGGACACTGCAGCGACCACCGGCGCACAACAAGGTGATCTGGATTTTGCAAGCAAGGCTACCGCCAGCAACAATTTTGAATTACAGGCAGCCAATATTGCACTGAGCAAATCCCAGAATCAGAATATAAAGCAGTATGCACAGATGATCGTTGATGATCATACCGCCGCCAGCAATGAATTATCCACGTTGGTAAAAAACAAAAACTGGCAGTTGAATACAGCTGACGATCAGAATTATAAAGATATGATCGATAAGCTGAATAATGCTGACGCCGCAACTTTTGACAGTGTATATACTGACATGATGGTAAAAAGCCATCAGGATGCCATTAATCTTTTTAAAGATGCCAACACAGGCACGGCTACTACCGATGCCGACTTACGAAAATTTGCCGGCGATAAGGTGCCTAGGTTCGAAAAACATCTAGATCAGATAAAAACTATAAAACCGACATCCAGCACAATGCCCAACGGGGGTACGTCTAACAGCAGTATCCCAGGCATACCGACGCCAGGAAAAACCAAGATTCCAAAGCCCACATTGAAATAATATCATAATTACTCCACCTTTCCAATTCGGGGACAAAGCCAATAGCTTTGTCCTCCAACTTATTAAATATATTTGGTATGGAACAGACATTTGACTATATTCATGAGCTCCTCAACAGACAAATGGCGCTCCGCGCAAAAATTGAAGCCAGCCCTATTGCTGGTGAGCTAGAATTGTCGTATAACAACGATTACTATCAGGAAGAAGCCAGAAGTATGGGGCTCGCCATGATCCGCGATGGTTTTGGCGATGAGGGCGAACAGTTAATACTTGATTTCACCAACGAACACTATCCCGACCGCGTAGAGGACGAGCGCATCTGGATTAAAAAGATGATGCGTTACCTGAATGCCATTACGGATACATTGATCGATAACTTTCACGCCGAAGGTTACAAATGGTTACAGGGAAATGTAGACATGCCTAACGAAAATGCTATCTTCTACCCAATTCACGAACTGAATGCTGCCAGCCTCCAGTCTTTTGAGCTCGGTCTCAATACCGTGGTGGACCTCAGGCAAGCAAATGAAGTCGAACAGCTACAAGGCTGGGCTTACTACCGATCAGAAGAGTGATCAATGCCGTAAAGATCTTTAAGCAGAGCTTACTTTGGAATCATCCACCGCAGCTTCTGCTTTGATCTGTTCCAAAAACTTGCTCCTGAAATTTTCTATTTGCTCTACATTGTGAATGCCGACCTGCACGAACAGTACGTAAGCATCGCCGGCGATATCTTTTGTAAGTATTTTAATCGGTACGGTACGATCTATTTCCGGAAATGTATGAATACAGCTTTCGAGCCAACTTTTCCATTTTTCAATGTGCCGCGCGGTCGTGAATGTTAGCTGCAAATTTAAACGGATATCGGACTCTTCAAACGTCCAGTTCACGAGCCTGCCTGAAAGCAGGTCCCCATTTGGAATGATGACCTGAGCGCCTTGATCAGTAAGCAAGGTACTGGATCGGATGCCCACTTGTTTGACTTGTCCTTTTTTATCTGCCAACTCGATATAGTCCCCGACTTTAAACGGGCGTTCAAACACCAGGATAACGCCCGAAACAAAATTATTAATGATATTCTGCAGTCCCAGCCCGATTCCGACACTGAGTGCCCCTACAATGACGGTCAGCTTATCTATGCCAAGGCCCAAAATTCGGATTCCGATCAAAAAACCTATGATAAAAACAAGTACCCGTACCAACGGCAAAAGAGCTATTCGACGTTGGTTGTTTTGCGCCCCAGGCTGATCCAGCAACTCTTTAAGATTTTTTTGGATCCAGTTTGCCATGGCCACAACAGCAACGGCTAGCAAAACATCGCCATAGGTATAGGTAATGCTCCCGATATGATGGCTGGTGTTTAGCAGATGCTCCACTACGCGACGTACTTCGCTGGTCAGATGCAGGGAATTTGTCCACACAATAATGACTAGGATAATGGTAAAAAGGTGCGTTATCCGACGAACTGTGGCAATAAGCCGAAATTTGTCCAATCTGCGTACAAATCGGTCTGCCTCGGCATTTTCGTAAGAATTGAGCACATCATGCGCCAGCATATCCCGGAAGCCACGCAAAGACAACGCTTGCAGCAGTCCGATTCCACCAGCAATAGCACATGTCCGTGCAAGATTCATAAAGCCCGCAATATGAAATATCACAGATAGCGATATGATTACCAACAATGCCCATCGGGATAAACGATTCAGATGATCAAGCGGATTCTGATTTGCGGTCTTCCGCCCCAACGCCCATATCAGGCCGATCCCAAAAATATTAACAATGACGGATAAACTTCTCGTGAACAGATCCGTCCCAAGCAACAAGTTGACTATCAGAAGTGCGATATAATACAAGAAGACCAGGCGCATCACCCTGATCTTAAACGTCGGCAGCTCGGAGCGCGTCAAAAGATACAAGAAACTAAAGATCAAGAGGTAGCTCAGTTCCAGTACAAGTACTGGAATCCGGAAAGAGGTCAACGGCAGTGCAATCAGGAAAAAGACACCCAATTTTAGGATCGGAATCCACCAGGGCTGATTGCGATGAAGCGGTAGCCGCTCGCTCCGTCCAACATCCTGCCGGCGCATCCGATAAAGCCAATAAAGGTATGCCAGGCTAACCAAAAGTAGTAAAAAGCGGCCGTCCCAAGCTTGATCAACATAAGGCATGGAGAGGCCATCCTGCTCAAGATTTTTATGCATAAGCGCGAGCCACCGCCCCCAGAACGGATCACTACGCTCAGATTGAAGCAGCTGCTGTTGCTGCCGCACTCTCATAGCTAGTTCAGCTAAATCCATCTGCAATGCTTCTGCTTCCTGATCCAATACCGTAGCGCTGTCTTGGACAGCCCGCCAGACTGTGGCTGTCGAATCTTGGGGTATGGTCTGGTTACGAAATAACTTGATCTTATGTTGCAGTCTATTAAGATTCGGCAGCATACGGTCGATGTACTCCCCCGCTTGCCTCGGTGTTGATTGATCCTGCTGCTGCCTTTGCCACGCTACATTGCGCTTGACGCTATCTAGCCCCGCGTAGTACTTATCTAGCTGCTGTCGCCATTGCTGTAGATATCCGCGTGCCGTGGCGAGCGGATTCTCGGGAAGCGAATCTTTGAGAGTAGTCGTATCCGCCGAAAGCCGACTGCTGTCTTGTGCACGCACTGACGCAAAAAAGAGGCTAAGGTACAATATGCATCCTAGCCTCGTAAACAGTAATACTGAAATCCATATGTTGCGCATACTTCTTTTCTCCGTATCTATTCAGGTCGTGCAGGCGATGGCTGCCGCTGCAAACTGTCAGTCCTATCGTTCCCTAATGAGTCGTTAGTGGACATACCCGTGGTATCCACGTCAGGTGTCATGGATGAATCATACGTAGCATTGGAGTCAGCTCCTTTATTGCTGTTGTTGCCGCAGCCCCACAATCCGAGGAGTGCTAACAGAGTGAAAAAAACTTTTTTCATAAGTCTATCGTTCATTTTTAAATTTATTCGAAAGTTGAACAGTAATACAGCTCGAAAAGTTGTATCAAGAGGCATTTTAAGTAGTTAACAGATCAAAGTCGTACAACTACGTGGAGTAGTATCGGTCCTTATAAGGCCGTCGAATGCATCATGATGTAAACACTGGCCCACACGTACTACTACGACATAATGCGTATTAACTTGGATTATAGCCTTTGGCAGAACCCTAGCCATACTTACAAAGTTCTTTTCAGAAACTCTTTATGCAAAATAGTATTCAAAAGATCGCTGTCCTGCGGGCCACTAATGGACTGGGTGACCTATTGGTCTGTCTTCCGGCAGTTAAGGCTCTTAAAGAAATTTATCCGGCCGCAGAAATCATCCTGTTCGGACTACCCTGGCATCAGCAGTTCATTACTCCGGGACGCTGTGCATTTGACCGCGTCATTCCGGTACCGCAATGTTACCGTGTATCTTCACTCTCCGATCCTGAGGAGCCAAATACGGAATTCTGGTCGTTGCTCGATAACGAAAGCTTTGATATCGTTTTCAATTTTCAGGGTTGCCACCCACGTTCAGCAGCATTTATCCAACATTTAGGAGCTCGCCTTACAGTAGGCCATACCCCTCCTACGCCCTATCGATATGACCTTCAGGTTCCATATACATATTACCAGAACGAGGTACTACGCTATTGTGAACTGGTGAGTCTGGTTACCAAACGTCCATGTCCACTCGATCCTGTGATCTGTTTAAAAGACCAAGAGTCTGTACAAGCTAATATATTACTGGAGGAGGCAGATATAAAAGGGCGATTCATCGTGTTTCATCCAGGCGCTACTGATCCACGCAGACGCTGGCCGGCCGAAAAATTTATACGATTAGGCGATCGGCTTTCCGAGCACAACTATAAAATTGTGCTCGCCGGCGACGTGTATGAAAAGCATATTATTGACCACATTCGGGAGCAGATGTCCTGTTCAGCAGTGGCTCTCTATAGGGGAATCTCCTTAGGGGTGCTGGCGGCTTTGCAGTCTAAAAGTTCATTAGTCATTTCAAATGACACCGGCCCTTTGCACCTAGCCCGAGCGGTAGGCGCCAGTACGATAGGTTTACTCTGGGCGCCAAATGTGATTAACTGGGGGCCTCTCAGCGGCCACCGGCATCGTATATTGATAGATTGGGAGCTACGTTGTCCAAAATGTGGCATCATGCCGAATAATCCGTATCCTTTTGAACCCAAAACAGCGCAGTGCGAACACCTCTATTCGTTTGTTGATCATATCCCTGTAAGTGAAGTACTGGACGAAGCACTCAAACTTCTGCGGCTTGCATAAGCGCAATTATAAGGTTCGTTCGTAATCAATCCTTCTTTTTATCGCGGTCTAGATTGTCCAAAGGAACGCCAGAACGATCATTTTCCTGTTCCGTCGTTGTATCCTTACCTCGGCTGCGCTGCAAATTGTCTAGGGGTAGGCCATTTTTTTTACCAACGGTATCCGCCGGACCGTTCGAATTCGCTTCCATTTTCTGCTCCCCGCTGCCGCAACCAACCAAGGTAGAGCAACTAAATATCAGGGTAACAAGTATTGTTGCTGTCTTCATATACATATATTAATTGGTATCACTTGCTGATTTTTAATCCTTACCGGTCTGACTATGTGGAGCATCCACCGGTTTCGATTCCGGTGACCCCTTTTGACGTAGGAATATGGTGAAAAAGACAATGGCTAGCACAGATAGAAACTCACTTTGCCAGTTCTGAAAAGTTTCGAACCAGAATTCCGGCATGATGAGGTAAGCCAGAGCACCGTCCGTCGGCAATCCGTCAAGGAGCTGTTCTGCATTATGGTGCCGCCAGCTGCCATAGAAATGTACCGCCCAGCTCACAAGAAAAAGTACGGCAAAACAGATAAATAGAGATGAACTATAAAGACGCAACATCCAGCCACCCCTGCGCACAGGATATGGAGCATCTGCATTTGGCTGAGGGTCCCGGTCCACCGCCTCGGGTTCGTCGAATTTTTTCGATTCAGCAGACGCCCATTGGCGGAGACCTACTGTCAGCAATACGTACATGGCCATTTGCAAGAATTCACTTTCAAAGTTCTCAAAGGTGGCCGATATACAATGTCCTGTCTTCAGGTAGCTAAATAAAGGCATAGCCGGGTAATGAGCCTGCTGCAACTCTTCATTATACACTTTCCAGCCAGTGAGTAGCTGCATGCACAAAGTACATATAAAAAGACCCAAAAACACAGGGCTCAAGCCATTGCGATAAAAGTAAGAATATGCTTTTTTTTCTTTCATATTCATAGTGTTAACGATAAGATTGCAGTGTGGTCACTTCTTTTTCAATGTAAAACTAATCCGGCCATTGGGTTCCATAAGGGCTACTTCAACTTCATCTAGCTGTGTACTAAGCGTTTCCAGCCGTAGACTAGTCAGCAGATCCGTCCTACTCACGCCAAGTCGTTGCATCTGATCCCATTGTATCCTACCTTCTTTATATAATACCGCAGGCTTCCCTTTGATTAAATCGCCTAAAAGGGGAAAACGCGTAGCCAGCTGTGCCAGCAGTTTATTCGTAATAATCATCACAAAACCTGCTGCCACTGTCGGCACGAAAGGTGAGGCTCCTACGATACCCCTGGCCAATACGGATCCCAGCATGATAATGATAACAAAATCGACACCCGATTTTCGGCCCAGTATTCTCATACCTCCTAAGCGTACTAAAAACAGGGCTACAATAAACATGATCAGCGCCCGCAATGCCATCTGAACAACTGTCAGTTCTTCACCCGAGCCAAACAATGTTTCCATGGATACTATTGCGTTTATTCACGTATTAAACAATATACTATGCCACCTGCTATCGGTCAGATGATTAGACCGTTAAAGTTCATCAGAGTTACCTTAATCGCTTCTGAAATCAAAACGGCTATACTGCGGCATGTTCAGGAAAAGAACAATAGCTATGCACCGCGGTTGTTCAAATGTAAAAAATAAGTAATTATACTGCATGCTCACGTTCAAATACGCTTTCAGGCAGTATGCCAAACCACAGGTATCGGCAGGCTGTTTTACAGAAAAAGAAAACATGATACACCTCGATAATCTACCTGAAGATTGTTTATCGTTCTTTCGGGATACTCTTCAACTGCTTCATGCAAGCGGAAGCCAATTTATGGTCGGCGGAGCTCTAGCTATGTTTCACTACACCGGAATCACAAGGCCCACCAAAGATCTGGACATCTTCTGCAAAAGCAGCGAGTACCCCAACATTTTAAAACATTTTGCAGCCCACGGTTATGAAACCGAGCTTACCGACGTAAGGTGGCTGGCGAAAATATATCAAGAGCCTTACTTTATCGATATCATTTTTGACAGCGTTAATCACAACTGCACGGTCGAACAGGATTGGTACGACCGCGGTCCTGAAGCAGTGCTGTTCGATACCAAAGTGCGCTATATTCCTGCTGAAGAACTTGTCTGGTGTAAGCTTTATGTTCAAAACAGAGAACGCCACGACAGTGCAGACATCAACCATATCTGGCTACGGTATGGACGAAAATTTAACTGGGATCAGCTGCTCATGCGTATGGACCAGCATTGGCATCTGCTCTTAGCTCAGCTGATCATTTTTCAGTTTACGTATCCCCATGACTACAAAGAGATTATCCCAAGAGCGCTATTTGACGAACTTATCAAAAGAGCACAACAGCAATATGACCTCCCAGCTTGCTTGGAGAAAGTCTGTATGGGTCCATTGATTGATCAAACCCAATATCAGATCGACATCAAGGAATGGGACTATAAATCATACACTATAAAAACAGTTTAACTATGCCAACAAAAACAACAATCGCCGCCATGGGCGATATTCATATCAACGTCAATCAGGCTGGGAAATGGAAACCCATATTTGAGGAGATTTCGCAAAAAGCAAAAGTACTGCTACTTTGTGGAGATTTAACTGATACTGGTGATGAGGAGGAGGCTCAGCTTCTGGTAAGTGAACTGCAAGCGATCAAACTACCCATCGTCGCGGTACTGGGTAATCATGACTATGAAAAGGGCCGACAGAAGCAGATCCGTCAGATTCTGGTAGATCATAAGATCACCGTTTTGGACGGCGAGGCCATTGTCATCGAAGACATAGGCTTCGCAGGGGTCAAGGGTTTTGGCGGAGGGTTTGAACGCTATATGCTTTCGATGTTTGGAGAGGATGCCATGAAGAGCTTTGTCCAGGAAGCCGTCAATGAGTCATTGCTGCTTGATCGTGCACTGGCACGCCTCGAACAGGAGCATGCGTCAATCAAAAAGGTCGCCCTGCTTCATTATGCCCCTATTTCTGAGACCGTCGAGGGCGAACCTAAGGAAATCTACCCGTTTTTGGGTTCTTCACACTTAGTGGAACCGTTACAACGCCGCAAGGTAACGGCCGCATTCCACGGCCATGCTCACGCAGGGAAATTTAATGCGCTGTCGCCTGCCGGTATACCTATTTACAATGTGGCGGTTCCAGTGCTTAAGAGCCATCATAAAAACGATACCTGCTACGCGTTGATTGATATTTAATCACAAAAACCACGTCGAGCGACTGACGTCGCTAGTCGCTCGACGTGGTTTTTCGCTTTAATATCTGTTTTAGCTGAGCATGTAAGGTGATAATATTGCCGACAAGCAGGGTTTCTTTGAGGCCTGCACGGAAGCGCTTTTTCATAATTCTCTTCACCAGTTGGTGGCTTACCTCTCCATTTTCCTGCACTTTAGCTAGCAGTCGAAGCGAGATAAATGCTAATACGGAAGCCAGCAGAAATAGAAAGTTCCACTCATGCAGGTAAATCAGTTTGGCCATCGACTGTAGACCGGGGCTTTTCCAGGAGATACTGATCTGGAGCTCGCGGGTGGAGAAGTAATCCACTAGTAAGCCGCCGAAGATCGGACCAAGAGCTGTAAAAAATGAAGCGACCATATTTTTGACAGTGATATAAATAATCGCATCTGTTTTCGGGGCAAGCTTAAGGCCGATATTGGTGAGTGCTAGATTAATCCCTCCGGTAGATACGCCCGTCATGATGTGAAGGAGCACTAACAGCACCAGATTGGGCAGAGCACGCGAATATATACCGACAAATATCCAGAGTAAAATACAGCTAATATAAATTGGAGCTGTTAGGTAAATAATACTTTTATTACTGTATCTATCCGACAAATTCCCCCACAATCGCAGTCCGGCCACACTAGCGATCTGACTGACCACCGTCAGCAAAATGACCACCTTCATGGACAGCCCAAGTGTCTTCAGCATAAACACGGTGAAAAACGGAATCGCAAGATTGATCGCCAGTAACCAAGCGGCGTTGAACAGCAACAGGTTTTTAAAATTCGGATTTTTAAGCGGTTCAAGCAGTAATGGCCCAAGATTGCCGCCTGACATGTGCTGTTTCGGTTCACAGGCCTGCACGAGAAAAAAAGCACCTGCCGCCCCTATCAAGCCTGCGGAAAAAAAATATACACCATAGAGATCCGAAAGTGTCTCCGGAGCCCGGTTACC from the Sphingobacterium thalpophilum genome contains:
- a CDS encoding nucleotidyltransferase → MLTFKYAFRQYAKPQVSAGCFTEKENMIHLDNLPEDCLSFFRDTLQLLHASGSQFMVGGALAMFHYTGITRPTKDLDIFCKSSEYPNILKHFAAHGYETELTDVRWLAKIYQEPYFIDIIFDSVNHNCTVEQDWYDRGPEAVLFDTKVRYIPAEELVWCKLYVQNRERHDSADINHIWLRYGRKFNWDQLLMRMDQHWHLLLAQLIIFQFTYPHDYKEIIPRALFDELIKRAQQQYDLPACLEKVCMGPLIDQTQYQIDIKEWDYKSYTIKTV
- a CDS encoding response regulator transcription factor, with protein sequence MTQLVLVDDHRLVRSGFRLILEAQKDITVIAEAENGQAALAYLAQGVHPDVILTDIHMDGMSSIQFIQQVKQQYAEVKLIVLSMDDKFFTVQEALSSGADGYLLKSSHAEEILFGIQQVQRGIRYISSALSINLISNSVQFTPTEADRAQVMARYDISERDMLVLELIAQGYTNAEIADQIFLSKRTVEGHRQQLIEKTKSKNTAGLVRFGFQNKLLV
- a CDS encoding DUF6766 family protein — protein: MKEKKAYSYFYRNGLSPVFLGLFICTLCMQLLTGWKVYNEELQQAHYPAMPLFSYLKTGHCISATFENFESEFLQMAMYVLLTVGLRQWASAESKKFDEPEAVDRDPQPNADAPYPVRRGGWMLRLYSSSLFICFAVLFLVSWAVHFYGSWRHHNAEQLLDGLPTDGALAYLIMPEFWFETFQNWQSEFLSVLAIVFFTIFLRQKGSPESKPVDAPHSQTGKD
- a CDS encoding DUF4142 domain-containing protein; the protein is MKTILKTLGLCMAIFAWAMVAKAQDTAATTGAQQGDLDFASKATASNNFELQAANIALSKSQNQNIKQYAQMIVDDHTAASNELSTLVKNKNWQLNTADDQNYKDMIDKLNNADAATFDSVYTDMMVKSHQDAINLFKDANTGTATTDADLRKFAGDKVPRFEKHLDQIKTIKPTSSTMPNGGTSNSSIPGIPTPGKTKIPKPTLK
- a CDS encoding metallophosphoesterase family protein gives rise to the protein MPTKTTIAAMGDIHINVNQAGKWKPIFEEISQKAKVLLLCGDLTDTGDEEEAQLLVSELQAIKLPIVAVLGNHDYEKGRQKQIRQILVDHKITVLDGEAIVIEDIGFAGVKGFGGGFERYMLSMFGEDAMKSFVQEAVNESLLLDRALARLEQEHASIKKVALLHYAPISETVEGEPKEIYPFLGSSHLVEPLQRRKVTAAFHGHAHAGKFNALSPAGIPIYNVAVPVLKSHHKNDTCYALIDI
- a CDS encoding mechanosensitive ion channel family protein codes for the protein MRNIWISVLLFTRLGCILYLSLFFASVRAQDSSRLSADTTTLKDSLPENPLATARGYLQQWRQQLDKYYAGLDSVKRNVAWQRQQQDQSTPRQAGEYIDRMLPNLNRLQHKIKLFRNQTIPQDSTATVWRAVQDSATVLDQEAEALQMDLAELAMRVRQQQQLLQSERSDPFWGRWLALMHKNLEQDGLSMPYVDQAWDGRFLLLLVSLAYLYWLYRMRRQDVGRSERLPLHRNQPWWIPILKLGVFFLIALPLTSFRIPVLVLELSYLLIFSFLYLLTRSELPTFKIRVMRLVFLYYIALLIVNLLLGTDLFTRSLSVIVNIFGIGLIWALGRKTANQNPLDHLNRLSRWALLVIISLSVIFHIAGFMNLARTCAIAGGIGLLQALSLRGFRDMLAHDVLNSYENAEADRFVRRLDKFRLIATVRRITHLFTIILVIIVWTNSLHLTSEVRRVVEHLLNTSHHIGSITYTYGDVLLAVAVVAMANWIQKNLKELLDQPGAQNNQRRIALLPLVRVLVFIIGFLIGIRILGLGIDKLTVIVGALSVGIGLGLQNIINNFVSGVILVFERPFKVGDYIELADKKGQVKQVGIRSSTLLTDQGAQVIIPNGDLLSGRLVNWTFEESDIRLNLQLTFTTARHIEKWKSWLESCIHTFPEIDRTVPIKILTKDIAGDAYVLFVQVGIHNVEQIENFRSKFLEQIKAEAAVDDSKVSSA
- a CDS encoding glycosyltransferase family 9 protein; amino-acid sequence: MQNSIQKIAVLRATNGLGDLLVCLPAVKALKEIYPAAEIILFGLPWHQQFITPGRCAFDRVIPVPQCYRVSSLSDPEEPNTEFWSLLDNESFDIVFNFQGCHPRSAAFIQHLGARLTVGHTPPTPYRYDLQVPYTYYQNEVLRYCELVSLVTKRPCPLDPVICLKDQESVQANILLEEADIKGRFIVFHPGATDPRRRWPAEKFIRLGDRLSEHNYKIVLAGDVYEKHIIDHIREQMSCSAVALYRGISLGVLAALQSKSSLVISNDTGPLHLARAVGASTIGLLWAPNVINWGPLSGHRHRILIDWELRCPKCGIMPNNPYPFEPKTAQCEHLYSFVDHIPVSEVLDEALKLLRLA
- a CDS encoding MFS transporter; this encodes MDVTSENAMDIRPKHHLEPQEIERSLRMVIIDGLCSEIVVCLSSGAILMGAALLLGASNFQIGLLASFPTLCNLAQLLTIVLIQRYPNRKVITVLSVFIAKLPLLLIGFVMWSNANLSFNILLGFMFIHYFLSAVGGAGWNSWIKDLVPEQRLGSYFSKRTRVMQVTNIAVSLIVAALVDYYGNRAPETLSDLYGVYFFSAGLIGAAGAFFLVQACEPKQHMSGGNLGPLLLEPLKNPNFKNLLLFNAAWLLAINLAIPFFTVFMLKTLGLSMKVVILLTVVSQIASVAGLRLWGNLSDRYSNKSIIYLTAPIYISCILLWIFVGIYSRALPNLVLLVLLHIMTGVSTGGINLALTNIGLKLAPKTDAIIYITVKNMVASFFTALGPIFGGLLVDYFSTRELQISISWKSPGLQSMAKLIYLHEWNFLFLLASVLAFISLRLLAKVQENGEVSHQLVKRIMKKRFRAGLKETLLVGNIITLHAQLKQILKRKTTSSD
- a CDS encoding DUF421 domain-containing protein, encoding METLFGSGEELTVVQMALRALIMFIVALFLVRLGGMRILGRKSGVDFVIIIMLGSVLARGIVGASPFVPTVAAGFVMIITNKLLAQLATRFPLLGDLIKGKPAVLYKEGRIQWDQMQRLGVSRTDLLTSLRLETLSTQLDEVEVALMEPNGRISFTLKKK